In the genome of Amphiura filiformis chromosome 11, Afil_fr2py, whole genome shotgun sequence, the window cggggcaatctagttggatatccaaatttcgcggttgatagttcttttgtagccctgcgggcagtctagttggatttcctattgagcggcggttgttggtggtctttcgcggtttgtagttttaatttccctcattcttcaagccctgctctctatcgggggttccgtgtgtctgtggtggggacagtccctccttttaataggcatttgggtatttttgccgctttgctaatttgcctttacgtaactatgactttagtggccttccatatttggttgtatctttttggatacgtttttgtccctgctggccttccatactataataatttttcacacctatagagtgtatgcaataaaccaaccggaacggtataacaattgaaatgacagtcatgttggaatacagttctacgatagctgaagatgacaaagggacaggtctctagatcgattcaacaaccattcatacatatcacatgttttattgtcctattatcatgcgaatcgccccgtggtaggacagaactaaaaatgagaaaaatattggtaacatcttgctttgataaaaaaaaataatatcataatagcactggatgattaaaattgtgttatctttgattaatgacaataaaattattgtttaataaaatattgaaaaaataagttggtcatcggatttcgaactcgagtccccggattaggagttcaatgccttaaccattacaccacgagactcggctgcgaaatagcgtgtcgatgtacaatatttattatatgaattgatgtgtcgtccgaaaataacaaaagaattgtgaaaaacttgattttttggcgaatggggttcggaatttgtatgtacggtatttcagaaattgctagggtataattggaagtgaatctgaaaaagtagtgtgaaggtgataaccaggtagacctgtagcagtgtctaaaaattctggatcagtatgatttgcaactaattttcgctatgaaataccgcatgaaatggaagcaaaaatatttgtttattacgaacaatgattgtctgtaggattggtggccctttttgaattaatgagttgtcaagatattacacctgggactgtaaataacatttagcatggttttagatacattttgtacccagcgaaaaataacatcgaacagtagaagtcaagtgttttaatgttagctgtaaatatagtctcgcgggagcatctgttattagtcttctttatcagtcttttttttaaaaaacttgctggtcacggctaccgcgtgactctaatttatgtccgaccgtgtgaacacgctttgatttgatgagacaggtgccctgttcaattcgtAGCAAATCAATGCTGTCTCGCCCCTTAATTAATCAATGCATTGACAACAGAAATCCCTTTCACTGTTATACACTATTCACTATTATAATAATACTTTGCAAGGCCAAACTGTATGATATGTAGAATAATAGTGAAATGGATTTCTGATTGCAACATGTACAACTATTGACCAAATTCCATCTATTTTAGATTGCCTCTGTTTATTTCCTTTGGCCATACACTCTACTTGAGCACTGCACTTGTTGCAATatagcttaagggaaggggtatgaacgtttgaacagtatttattgtgggacattagagcacatcagacatatcgaattctgatatcaaataattttgattttttgaaattcgcaatgtataatacacattttatggcaaatcattaaaaattgatatttttgatatttaacagtactcaagtaaactttataaatctgatgatttatacttcacgtgtatgtaggtggaatgaaaagccgacgatcaattgaaaattttgacctttcgtattgaagatatggatttttttccccaaaacacccaaaaaaaattttttttggggggggggggaaatccatatcttcaatatgaaaggtcaaaattttcaattgatcgtcggcttttcctcccagctacatacactttaagaatatatcattagatttataaaatttacttcgaggactgctaaatatcaaaatgtgaaaaatatcaaatttttataatttgtcataaaatttgtattatatcgtgattttcaaaaatgaaaattatttgatatcagaaagacatgcttcgtattcagaatgccattcgatacgtctaaggtgctctcatgtttcataaaaaatactgtcgaaacgctcattctagatcccttaaagactcgatagttagcataaattatgtgcttactatcgagcgcagtatacaagtataggcctataaaggttgttttaaagaaatttccatttaattttattttaagaaggagattggtatagaaatagtggcttacccaaagaggggaggggttgggaaggggcagattcacccctgtaagaagtcttgggaggggaggagggaggaagaggggaggaggagatatggagaatgagagagggctggaggaagggagaaatagaAAGATATaaaaagacaagtagataaatagaaatatggaaaatgatgggaatgagagagggagggtgagaggggacaaggagagcgagaGAGTGATAACGTGTAGGTCTATGAAAGAATAAGTACAATAATAAAAGAataagaaaggaatgatgaatacatttaataataattattaagccCATATAATAACTAACCACACAACAACACTGGGCatccattcgatgatgtcaatgccgtTATTCGTTACGTAAGTATGTAAATTTCACACCTacaaagcacaagtcacccaatttcgaaaactggacgttgaatgtacactctcatgaatattgattggcaacattttccaatatgtcagcgctctaatcggaaacaatagaacaatagaccttgCAGAGCGTTGATAGGACCTATGCCTGTTCTCTATTTTAAATTAGTGGAGGATCCAGAGCATTTTCCCGGTGATTGtaaaattattgatcaaatttGTCTGCCTTTACACAATGGGTAGGGGAGGTTAATGCAGCAACACCCCACCCCAAAATccacaaaggtccactttttgcttcttcttttttttgaataaaaaggttaaaaaattgaagacATTATTATTTAGCGAAAGTCCCCGAACTAAATTATGCGTACAGGCCTGTGACATGCAGCGCTATGAAAAAAAACTTGGTCAGATAGTGTTAAAATGAGCTACTttgacatatattttggtaaGAAAATCTCGACTCCCGGGTTGGAGCCCCTTCGGGGCTCGGGCACCTCAATCTGAGTCGAgacaattttgccaaaaggtaTGTCAAAATTGTCCGGAAAACCGGAGGTAAAATCTAAAATACGGAACAAAAAAGTCCTTATGTTACACTGTAGTGCCACATTTCCAACAAAAAGGACCGGTGTGTGTACAATGGAGCAATTAGTTGTGCAAGTTCCCTACCAATATACCCTAATCCTCCCATTATTACAGGTAAGGATATTATTATTTTACGTTTCCTTGACCTTCTGATAGTCTGCACCTGAACAAGAGTATACTGCCATAACCGTGTCTGGTGAACATAAGTCTTGATGTTTGCTGCTGTTTCTCCGGCATTGCTGAGGTATTCACTCAATGTACTGGCAACGATCGTGTATTCTTCGAATATCCCAATCTTTTTGATTTCAcatttcagttttttcatctggCCTTCTCGTTCGCTCTCTGTTGCATTGTTGTTTAAAGCAAGGACTCTACCGCCACAGCGTTGTACCAGGAGCTGTACTTTCGGATGAGCTTGCGACTCCATAAAACTGTCCAAAGTCATCCCTCGAAGATAATCTTGTCCGGTGAGTACCACTACACTGTGTCTGCAACGAAAGGGGTGTCAATTTAATTCACATTCTTATAGCCCTTCATATTCAGCAGAATTCAAAAATCTGTTTCTTACTCGCGAAATCTTTGGCCACGGCCATGTCTAGAATGGGATGCAGAAGGGTCAATCAAAATGTTTCATATGagtcaaatttgaaagttgctcaAACTTTGCTTACACGGTATTCCATTCTTCGTAAGAATTCAGAAATAGTATACCTCCCTGTGACGTACCACTCTTGAACtataggcaaaaaggtcgaaggtcatttttttaaacaggactcaagtcagGTTAATTTTAACCTGGACTCAACTTTAATTTTAGTCACTGCATTTCGTGCCAGAGAAAACAACGTCCCACCCTCTTGCCCCCGGTCGTTACGCCACAGGGTTGAATAGTTGAAACATGTGTTAATGTTTCTCGGACAGTTTCGTTATGTCTAAACTTACCGGTAAATTTGTGAACCAAACAAGGTTTCGAGACGGTCAAGAGTTTGGGCTTCTTCTTCCGGAAATCTACCTCTCAAAGAAATCACAAGTAGGAATACATGTGGTTTGAATTCGTTGACATGGTCACGTATTTCCTTTTCAACCTCTCTTTGTTCCCTCTTCGTATCAGAAAACCCTGGTGTATCAGATACCAGGACTCGGTGACCATCTATTGACCAGTCTGTCTCTGCTGCGGTACATTTACTCGTTTTCGATTCCGTGCCCGTATAGCTATCGAAGGTTTTCTCACCGGTTATGGTATTCCCCGTGCTACTCTTTCCAGCCCCAGTATGGCCTAGCAACACTGCACGTAAATAGCCTATACCTGGAATGGAATTTAAACCGATCAGCAAATTTTTGATTTCTACATCTATCTCATACTAAAAAACGTTGCCGAAGAAATATCTTATTGACAggagcgtagcaagagcctctgGGGCCCATGGACAAAAAACAGTTCGGGGCCCTTTTAGCAGGGCCGggtttaccattgggccagaggggcccccaaaattgcgcTGTGCATGTACTTCTTTAATAGCCCGAGAACaacatgttttggaccaaaatatggccaaaaaaaaTGCGCGCTTCGCGCATATCATAGGTCCTTCACGTAgccaaattcaccttcatttgggaCTAAAATGGTCTGACatttttcgcgcgcaaatgtcctagtaagatcGGACATTTTACCTTATCTCTCTCTTATCtgcaatgcttctgccaccactgtcgatcttgCAGTAGCCCCCTTGCCCTCTTGAGTGCACGGTGAGTTTGGggtctccaaattttggcctggcctgggtaaattcggccctgcttTTTAGCATCTCCTTAATCAGCGCttatttattttatcttttgcttggggcccctgaaccctcggggcccatggacttcgtccaccctgtccccccgcttgctacgcgcctgcttATTGAATACTATCCCTGCGTCCCAACACCAAATGGCCCGTTCTGACAGTGCGTCCAGAAAAAATTATATGGAGTCCAACGGCCCTACTTGAGTAGTGGGGTAATATTCGGACTTTTTGTGACCACGGGGAGCAAAGAAAGGTTTGAAGGCGGATTCTGGtgctaaaaattattaaaaaaacaaatgagCTCCTATGCCCCTCCCAAAAGTGTGGACGCACTCCAGGAAAcggcaaaatccaaaatggctaccAGCCGCCATCTTGGAAGTCAGAAGATTACAtaacttttgaataattatatcaACCTGTATACATAACTGATGTGtcattttctattatttttaTGATCAGGAATCCATTCCAAGTGTTACCTTTTCATTTGGGTCATCTTCATCataaattccaagatggccgccaataattatattgattatTTTCATATTTGCACATTTACAAACCCACTCTACCTAGAAATACCATTAAAGTGTTATTTCCAATTACATTTATGGCTAGAAATTCATTCCAAGGTTTTATTTTTGCCGTTTAGAGTTCAAATTTAGCGTGCAAAATCCAACATTGCtgctggcagccatcttggaattcatCCTGATGATGACCTCAAAATGATTAACTAACCTCTGGAGTGGCTTCTTCTCCTTGCAGTTAGTAACAGCCAGCCAAATCTGCATATTTATAAGCCGTTTGGTTTAAATGCTATGGTATTCTCAAACTTCCAATATTTCCAATATGGCTGccagcagccattttggatttttcaagTTAAATTTGAACTTA includes:
- the LOC140164708 gene encoding GTPase IMAP family member 1-like yields the protein MLEIIMDGKQGIGYLRAVLLGHTGAGKSSTGNTITGEKTFDSYTGTESKTSKCTAAETDWSIDGHRVLVSDTPGFSDTKREQREVEKEIRDHVNEFKPHVFLLVISLRGRFPEEEAQTLDRLETLFGSQIYRHSVVVLTGQDYLRGMTLDSFMESQAHPKVQLLVQRCGGRVLALNNNATESEREGQMKKLKCEIKKIGIFEEYTIVASTLSEYLSNAGETAANIKTYVHQTRLWQYTLVQVQTIRRSRKRKIIISLPVIMGGLGYIGRELAQLIAPLYTHRSFLLEMWHYSVT